The proteins below are encoded in one region of Lagenorhynchus albirostris chromosome 7, mLagAlb1.1, whole genome shotgun sequence:
- the TMEM141 gene encoding transmembrane protein 141, producing the protein MVNLGLSRVDDAVASKHPGLGEYAACQSNAFMKGIFTFVTGTGATVGLQMLVQRKFPYPFQWNVLVAVVAGSVASYWVTRVESQKCSNLWLFLETGQLPKDMDTDRHS; encoded by the exons ATGGTGAACCTGGGCCTGTCCCGGGTGGACGACGCCGTGGCCAGCAAGCACCCG ggACTCGGGGAGTATGCCGCATGCCAGTCGAACGCCTTCATGAAGGGCATTTTCACCTTTGTCACAG GCACCGGGGCGACCGTCGGCCTGCAGATGCTCGTTCAGAGGAAGTTTCCGTACCCCTTTCAGTGGAACGTGCTGGTGGCCGTGG tcgcaggctcagtggccagctACTGGGTGACCCGAGTGGAGTCGCAGAAATGCAGCAACCTCTGGCTCTTCCTGGAGACAGGGCAGCTCCCCAAAGACATGGACACAG ATCGGCACAGCTAG